One genomic window of Phormidium ambiguum IAM M-71 includes the following:
- the cruG gene encoding 2'-O-glycosyltransferase CruG — MNQNWLIVAGAVCFGLLLLQVPATLILLSRLLKGPFRQPPVSPLSPTPDLVGAVSVVVPTLNEAKRISPCLAGLSRQSYEVREMIIVDSYSQDATPHLVKKAEEKDPRFRLINDDPLPKDWVGRPWALHNGFLYSSEQSEWILGIDADTQPQPGLVAGLVKTAQKQGYDLVSLSPQFILQYPGEWWLQPALLMTLLYRFDPAGTNNQSPERVMANGQCFLCKRSVLAALGGYSSARSSFCDDVTLARYAAFQGYKVGFLDGAKVIKVRMYEGMAQTWTEWGRSLDLKDAASFSQILGDLWLLLSVQALPLLITLTYLLLSPFFSVSAFPFVLLLRLNLFLLAIRFALLFAIAPSYDFTQSKSNWTFWLSPLADPLAFLRILLSSLHKPTQWRGRSYNQMQQSNLW, encoded by the coding sequence GTGAACCAAAATTGGTTAATAGTGGCGGGTGCTGTTTGTTTTGGGTTGTTACTGTTACAAGTACCAGCAACATTAATTCTGCTTTCCCGCCTTCTCAAAGGCCCTTTTCGTCAACCTCCAGTTTCACCCCTTTCCCCCACACCAGATCTTGTTGGTGCAGTCAGTGTGGTAGTTCCCACTCTCAACGAAGCAAAACGAATTTCTCCCTGTTTAGCTGGTTTAAGTCGTCAAAGCTACGAAGTGAGAGAAATGATTATCGTTGATAGTTACTCTCAGGATGCTACCCCCCATTTAGTGAAAAAAGCTGAGGAAAAAGACCCTAGATTTCGCTTAATTAATGACGATCCTTTACCCAAAGATTGGGTAGGAAGACCTTGGGCATTACACAATGGTTTTCTGTACAGTTCTGAACAAAGTGAGTGGATTTTAGGCATTGATGCAGATACTCAACCTCAACCTGGATTAGTTGCAGGTTTAGTGAAAACTGCCCAAAAACAGGGTTATGATTTAGTCTCTCTCTCCCCCCAATTTATTTTGCAATATCCGGGGGAGTGGTGGCTACAACCTGCTTTATTAATGACATTATTGTACAGATTTGATCCGGCAGGAACGAATAATCAAAGCCCGGAAAGGGTAATGGCAAATGGGCAATGTTTTTTGTGTAAGCGATCGGTTTTAGCTGCTTTGGGTGGTTACTCTAGCGCCCGCAGTTCTTTTTGTGATGATGTAACTTTAGCCCGTTATGCAGCTTTCCAAGGTTATAAAGTTGGCTTTTTAGACGGTGCGAAAGTTATTAAAGTCCGAATGTATGAAGGGATGGCACAAACTTGGACAGAATGGGGCAGAAGTTTAGATTTAAAAGATGCGGCTTCTTTTTCACAAATATTGGGTGATTTGTGGTTGCTGTTGAGTGTTCAAGCTTTACCTTTACTAATAACACTCACCTATTTGTTACTTTCTCCCTTTTTCTCTGTTTCTGCTTTTCCCTTTGTGCTGTTGTTGCGGTTGAATTTATTTTTGTTAGCGATTAGGTTTGCTTTGTTATTTGCGATCGCACCATCTTACGATTTTACTCAAAGCAAATCTAATTGGACTTTTTGGCTTTCCCCCCTAGCAGATCCCTTGGCTTTTCTGAGAATTTTGCTATCCTCTCTTCATAAGCCTACTCAATGGCGAGGACGCAGTTACAATCAGATGCAGCAATCGAATCTATGGTGA
- a CDS encoding AAA-like domain-containing protein produces MNNNLYQVGGSLPIDASSYVTRQADEDLYKGLKAGEFCYVLNSRQMGKSSLKVRVMQRLKAEAINCVAIDITAIGTANITPEEWYFSIIDTIIGSLDLYDQFDLDNWWNDNQKLSLIQKFSKFIATILLKIVPTQIVIFVDEIDSVLALPFKLDDFFVLIRDCYNRRADRPKYQRLTFALIGVATPSDLISDKRRTPFNIGKAIELTGFKLTEVQPLTLGLANKSSHPQILIQNILDWTGGQPFLTQKLCSLILKEKEPIPEGREKDWLANLVQTKIVENWESNDEPEHLRTIRDRLLINQQKASRLLGLYQRILQQNLQHLKAEGNPDEAELRLSGLVVKQDSKLKVYNQIYAEVFDCNWLEQELGKLRPYSESFNAWVAASYQDESRLLRGKALNDALIWAKNKHLSFEDYRFLEASQILEQAETKKELESQKLANEILSEAQNKAQLALAEEREANNRLKQAQAQTEKTIRKGRRVIIAMAMIAVSLALASVLFVKERLETLAVTDLRLTVASAQEKFLLGESFQSLIESLKSAQKLKKLNRSVWDKDSTQGLVFTVLDQAIYTVQEYNTLKGHSAGITGVSFSPDGELIASASADKTVKLWKRDGTLLNTFNGHSRGITGVSFSPDGELIASASADKTVKLWKRDGTLLNTFNGHSRGITGVSFSPDGELIASASWDKTVKLWKRDGTLLNTFNGHSRGITGVSFSPDGELIASASWDKTVKLWKRDGTLLNTFKGHSNWVSAVSFSPDGELIASASWDKTVKLWKRDGTLLNTLNGHSNWVSAVSFSPDGELIASGSRDKTVKLWKRDGTLLNTLNGHSNWVSAVSFSPDGELIASGSRDKTVKLWKRDGTLLNTLNGHSNWVSAVSFSPDGELIASGSRDIMIKLWKRDGTLLNTLNGHGNWVSAVSFSPDGELIASGSEDKTVKLWKRDGSLFKTINGHSDGVSAISFSPDGELIASGSEDKTVKLWKRDGSLFKTINGHSDGVSAISFSPDGELIASGSEDKTVKLWKRDGSLFKTINGHSDGVSAISFSPDGELIASGSWDKTVKLWKRDGNLFKTINGHSDGVLAISFSPDGELIASGSWDKTVKLWKRDGSLFKTINGHSDGVYAVSFSPDGKWIASASWDKTVKLWKRDGSLFKTINGHSDGVSAISFSPDGELIASASADTTIKLWKWDGTLLKTFNGHNDRIWAVSFSPDGKWIASGSEDKTLKLWDLNIEIDSLVALNCHWLKNYFTANPETKKEFSICEDKEVLKQIPSLLFTQAQELAKNGAVSESLAVFKEASQLDPSLQFNSKTDIYQPAAYYWLERGRYYASIGDVHRANLLINKALKFNPTLKINSQTEVKKNLLNYFLEQKEIKKAIQIYKEVITLEPKVEFSVDDLNDLCWNGSLHGYAKDVLLACESAVKLTLNDGYIRDSRGLARALAGNTKGAIEDFQAFIKWSNDEEAKAKRKAWIKALQSGKNPFTPAELKLLQ; encoded by the coding sequence ATGAATAACAATCTCTATCAAGTTGGTGGAAGCTTACCTATTGACGCATCTAGTTACGTTACTCGCCAAGCTGATGAAGACTTGTACAAAGGATTAAAAGCTGGAGAATTTTGCTATGTTTTAAATTCGCGTCAAATGGGTAAATCTTCTCTGAAAGTGCGGGTCATGCAACGTTTAAAAGCTGAAGCAATTAATTGTGTTGCTATTGATATTACTGCAATTGGTACTGCAAATATTACTCCTGAAGAATGGTACTTTAGTATAATTGATACTATTATTGGTAGTTTAGATTTATACGATCAATTCGATTTAGATAATTGGTGGAATGATAATCAAAAATTGTCTCTTATTCAGAAATTTAGTAAATTTATTGCAACCATATTATTAAAAATAGTTCCTACTCAAATAGTAATTTTTGTTGATGAAATAGATAGCGTTCTAGCTTTACCTTTTAAACTTGATGACTTTTTTGTTTTGATTAGAGATTGCTATAATCGTAGGGCCGATCGTCCAAAATATCAACGATTAACTTTTGCTTTAATAGGTGTTGCTACTCCTTCTGATTTAATTAGTGATAAACGAAGAACTCCATTTAATATTGGCAAAGCAATAGAATTAACTGGATTTAAGCTAACGGAAGTACAACCACTAACTTTAGGATTAGCAAATAAATCAAGTCATCCACAAATTTTAATTCAAAATATTTTAGATTGGACTGGCGGACAACCATTTTTGACTCAGAAACTTTGTTCTCTAATTTTGAAAGAAAAGGAACCTATTCCTGAAGGGAGAGAAAAAGATTGGTTGGCAAATTTAGTGCAAACAAAAATTGTGGAAAACTGGGAATCAAATGATGAACCAGAACACTTAAGAACAATCCGCGATCGGCTATTAATTAATCAACAAAAAGCAAGTAGATTACTCGGACTATACCAACGAATTTTACAACAAAACTTGCAACACTTAAAAGCAGAAGGAAATCCCGACGAAGCAGAACTGCGTTTATCAGGATTAGTAGTTAAACAAGACAGTAAATTAAAGGTTTACAATCAAATTTATGCAGAGGTTTTTGATTGTAATTGGTTAGAGCAAGAATTAGGTAAATTACGCCCTTATTCCGAATCATTCAATGCCTGGGTTGCTGCCAGTTATCAAGATGAATCTCGATTATTAAGAGGAAAAGCCTTAAATGATGCTTTAATTTGGGCAAAAAATAAACATTTATCTTTTGAAGATTATCGCTTTTTAGAAGCTAGTCAAATCTTGGAACAAGCAGAAACTAAAAAAGAGCTAGAATCTCAAAAACTTGCCAATGAAATTTTATCTGAGGCGCAAAATAAAGCTCAATTAGCATTAGCAGAAGAACGAGAAGCAAATAACCGTTTAAAACAAGCGCAAGCACAAACCGAAAAAACTATTCGTAAAGGAAGAAGAGTAATCATTGCTATGGCTATGATTGCCGTAAGCCTCGCTTTAGCTTCTGTTTTGTTTGTCAAGGAACGCTTAGAAACTTTAGCTGTAACGGATTTGCGGTTAACGGTTGCCTCTGCCCAAGAAAAATTTCTCTTAGGGGAATCTTTTCAATCCTTAATTGAAAGCTTGAAATCAGCACAAAAACTGAAAAAATTAAACCGCTCAGTTTGGGATAAAGATAGTACTCAAGGGCTAGTTTTTACTGTTCTCGATCAGGCTATCTATACAGTCCAAGAATATAACACCCTTAAGGGGCATAGTGCTGGAATAACAGGAGTTAGTTTTAGCCCGGATGGAGAATTGATTGCTTCTGCAAGTGCGGACAAAACGGTGAAATTGTGGAAACGAGATGGCACTCTTTTAAACACTTTTAACGGTCATAGTCGTGGAATAACAGGAGTTAGTTTTAGCCCGGATGGAGAATTGATTGCTTCTGCAAGTGCGGACAAAACGGTGAAATTGTGGAAACGAGATGGTACTCTTTTAAACACTTTTAACGGTCATAGTCGTGGAATAACAGGAGTTAGTTTCAGCCCGGATGGAGAATTGATTGCCTCCGCAAGTTGGGACAAAACAGTGAAATTGTGGAAACGAGATGGTACTCTTTTAAACACTTTTAACGGTCATAGTCGTGGAATAACAGGAGTTAGTTTCAGCCCGGATGGAGAATTGATTGCCTCCGCAAGTTGGGACAAAACAGTGAAATTGTGGAAACGGGATGGCACTCTTTTAAACACTTTTAAAGGTCATAGCAATTGGGTATCGGCAGTTAGCTTTAGCCCGGATGGAGAATTGATTGCTTCTGCAAGTTGGGACAAAACGGTGAAATTGTGGAAAAGAGATGGCACTCTTTTAAATACTCTTAACGGTCATAGCAATTGGGTATCAGCAGTTAGCTTTAGCCCGGATGGAGAATTGATTGCTTCTGGAAGTCGGGACAAAACAGTGAAATTGTGGAAAAGAGATGGCACTCTTTTAAATACTCTTAACGGTCATAGCAATTGGGTATCAGCAGTTAGCTTTAGCCCGGATGGAGAATTGATTGCTTCTGGAAGTCGGGACAAAACAGTGAAATTGTGGAAAAGAGATGGCACTCTTTTAAATACTCTTAATGGTCATAGCAATTGGGTATCGGCAGTTAGCTTTAGCCCGGATGGAGAATTGATTGCTTCTGGAAGTCGGGACATAATGATAAAGTTGTGGAAAAGAGATGGCACTCTTTTAAACACTCTTAACGGTCATGGTAATTGGGTATCGGCAGTTAGTTTCAGCCCGGATGGAGAATTGATTGCTTCTGGGAGTGAAGATAAAACAGTAAAGTTGTGGAAACGAGATGGCAGTCTTTTCAAAACTATTAACGGTCATAGTGATGGGGTATCGGCAATTAGTTTTAGCCCGGATGGAGAATTGATTGCTTCTGGGAGTGAAGATAAAACAGTAAAGTTGTGGAAACGAGATGGCAGTCTTTTCAAAACTATTAACGGTCATAGTGATGGGGTATCGGCAATTAGTTTTAGCCCGGATGGAGAATTGATTGCTTCTGGGAGTGAAGATAAAACAGTAAAGTTGTGGAAACGAGATGGCAGTCTTTTCAAAACTATTAACGGTCATAGTGATGGGGTATCGGCAATTAGTTTTAGCCCGGATGGAGAATTGATTGCTTCTGGAAGCTGGGACAAAACAGTAAAGTTGTGGAAACGAGATGGCAATCTTTTCAAAACTATTAACGGTCATAGCGATGGGGTATTGGCAATTAGTTTTAGCCCGGATGGAGAATTGATTGCTTCTGGAAGCTGGGACAAAACAGTGAAGTTGTGGAAACGAGATGGCAGTCTTTTCAAAACTATTAACGGTCATAGCGATGGAGTGTATGCCGTCAGTTTTAGCCCGGATGGAAAATGGATTGCTTCTGCAAGTTGGGACAAAACAGTGAAGTTGTGGAAACGAGATGGTAGTCTTTTCAAAACTATTAACGGTCATAGCGATGGGGTATCGGCAATTAGTTTTAGCCCGGATGGAGAATTGATTGCTTCTGCAAGTGCGGACACAACGATAAAGTTGTGGAAGTGGGATGGTACGCTTTTAAAAACTTTTAATGGTCACAACGACAGGATATGGGCAGTCAGTTTTAGCCCAGATGGAAAATGGATTGCTTCTGGGAGTGAGGACAAAACCTTGAAGTTATGGGATCTCAATATAGAAATAGATAGTTTAGTTGCTCTCAACTGTCATTGGCTGAAAAATTACTTTACCGCTAACCCTGAAACAAAAAAAGAATTCTCAATTTGTGAGGATAAAGAGGTCTTGAAACAAATTCCTTCACTTTTGTTCACACAAGCGCAAGAATTGGCTAAAAATGGTGCAGTTTCCGAATCATTAGCTGTATTTAAAGAAGCTAGTCAACTCGATCCAAGTCTGCAATTTAATTCCAAAACAGATATTTATCAACCAGCAGCTTATTATTGGCTGGAAAGAGGACGTTACTATGCTTCTATAGGAGATGTCCACAGGGCAAATTTACTAATTAACAAAGCTCTGAAATTCAATCCTACTCTAAAAATAAACTCTCAAACAGAAGTGAAAAAGAACTTATTAAACTATTTTCTAGAACAAAAAGAAATTAAAAAAGCTATTCAAATCTATAAAGAAGTGATTACACTTGAACCCAAAGTTGAGTTTTCCGTAGATGATTTGAATGATTTATGCTGGAATGGAAGCTTACACGGATATGCTAAAGATGTTTTACTTGCTTGTGAAAGTGCCGTGAAGCTTACGCTTAATGATGGATATATTCGAGATAGTCGAGGATTGGCGAGAGCTTTGGCAGGGAATACAAAGGGAGCGATCGAAGATTTTCAAGCATTTATTAAATGGAGTAATGATGAGGAAGCAAAAGCAAAAAGAAAAGCTTGGATTAAAGCTCTCCAGTCAGGTAAAAATCCATTTACACCAGCAGAATTAAAGCTTTTGCAGTAA
- a CDS encoding ZIP family metal transporter has translation MVNDPTVLYGLLGSLAAGLATTAGALPIFFIKRITDNLQGAMLGFGAGVMLAATSFSLIIPGIEAATSTTGNNVTAGLIVATGILLGGVFLWFTHRNFPHEHFIKGSEGNKPSNLARVWLFILAIALHNFPEGLAVGVGFASGEVTQGLTLATGIGLQNIPEGMVVALSLVAERYSKLYALWIVLITGLVEPFGGLIGAAVVSLAKPLIPWGLAFAAGAMLFVISDEIIPESHRLGYEKQGTIGLMFGFILMMLLDVVLG, from the coding sequence ATGGTGAACGATCCTACAGTTTTATATGGACTTTTGGGCAGTTTAGCAGCTGGTTTAGCAACAACAGCGGGCGCACTGCCCATTTTTTTTATTAAGCGAATTACTGATAACCTTCAAGGAGCAATGTTAGGTTTTGGTGCAGGAGTAATGTTAGCTGCAACCTCTTTTTCCTTGATTATTCCTGGTATTGAAGCTGCAACTTCTACAACTGGAAATAATGTGACTGCGGGTTTAATTGTAGCAACAGGAATTTTATTAGGTGGTGTATTTTTATGGTTTACTCATCGCAACTTTCCCCACGAACACTTTATTAAAGGTTCTGAAGGAAATAAGCCGAGTAATTTAGCGCGAGTTTGGTTGTTTATTTTGGCGATCGCACTTCACAACTTCCCGGAAGGATTAGCCGTAGGAGTAGGTTTTGCTAGCGGCGAAGTCACTCAAGGACTAACCTTAGCAACAGGTATTGGTTTACAAAACATCCCCGAAGGTATGGTAGTTGCCTTATCTTTAGTTGCCGAAAGATACTCAAAATTATATGCTTTATGGATTGTATTAATTACTGGTTTAGTTGAACCATTCGGAGGTTTAATTGGTGCTGCTGTAGTTTCTTTAGCCAAACCTTTAATTCCTTGGGGATTAGCTTTCGCGGCGGGTGCAATGTTATTTGTAATTAGTGATGAAATTATTCCCGAATCTCACCGTTTAGGTTATGAAAAACAGGGAACGATCGGCTTAATGTTCGGTTTTATATTAATGATGCTTTTAGATGTAGTTTTGGGGTAA
- a CDS encoding AAA-like domain-containing protein → MNLLSYSLEEPEGQVPLNSPWYVERQPIENDCYQAILKPTALIRIKAPKKMGKSSLISRIIDKCKQQGYRTVSIDFQLVERNFLTDLDQFLQWFCASVTDALELDDQIAQYWKGLRGCKTSCTNYFQRYLLAKIDTPLVLALDEVDRIFQYPEIAIDFFGLLRTWHENGKNEPKWQNLRLVIAHSKEVYITLNINQSPFNVGLPIELPELTKEQVIDLVQRHSLVFSSEEIDRLMTMLGGHPYLVRVALYRLAKHEINLEHLLEIAPTEEGCFYDHLRQHLGKLEQDEVLLEAAKKVVAVDDPIKIGATEAFKLRSMGLIKFVGNEVMPLCDLYRLYLRDLLEIKTTSDDDEENTTLAAIVFTDVVNSTPLMAANQKLMRELLKRDFHLMSEICQRYQGQVLKNLGDGLLMYFASAVKAVTCSIQIQKAIATEAATSPSGRVLIHRIGIHLGDVCLIGGDVLGLGVNIAARLQKEAAPGKICISQNVYDVVKDHLNLDVETLGEQQLKGVPYRITLYQIKP, encoded by the coding sequence ATGAATCTACTATCTTATTCTCTTGAAGAACCCGAAGGACAAGTTCCATTGAATTCTCCTTGGTATGTGGAACGTCAACCTATTGAAAATGATTGTTATCAAGCGATTCTCAAGCCAACCGCTTTAATTAGGATTAAAGCGCCTAAAAAGATGGGAAAAAGTTCACTCATAAGTCGAATTATAGATAAATGTAAGCAACAAGGGTATCGGACTGTTAGTATTGATTTTCAATTAGTAGAGCGAAATTTTCTGACAGATTTAGACCAGTTTTTACAGTGGTTTTGTGCCAGTGTTACTGATGCTTTGGAGTTAGATGACCAAATCGCGCAATATTGGAAGGGATTGAGAGGTTGTAAAACTTCCTGTACGAATTATTTTCAACGCTATTTACTAGCTAAAATAGATACTCCTTTGGTATTAGCGTTAGATGAAGTCGATCGCATTTTTCAATATCCAGAAATTGCTATTGATTTTTTTGGATTATTGCGAACATGGCATGAAAACGGAAAAAATGAACCTAAATGGCAAAATCTCCGATTAGTAATTGCCCATTCCAAAGAAGTTTACATTACTCTGAATATCAATCAATCTCCATTTAACGTAGGTTTACCTATTGAATTACCAGAATTAACAAAAGAACAGGTAATAGATTTGGTACAAAGACATAGCTTAGTTTTTAGTTCTGAAGAAATCGATCGGTTAATGACAATGCTAGGAGGACATCCTTATTTAGTCAGAGTAGCATTATATCGATTAGCCAAGCATGAAATTAATTTGGAACATTTATTAGAAATTGCTCCTACTGAAGAGGGATGTTTTTACGATCATCTGCGCCAGCATTTAGGTAAACTAGAACAAGACGAAGTATTATTAGAAGCAGCAAAAAAGGTAGTAGCTGTTGACGATCCCATTAAAATTGGTGCAACTGAAGCCTTTAAGTTGCGAAGTATGGGATTAATTAAATTTGTCGGAAATGAAGTCATGCCTTTGTGCGATTTATATCGCTTATATTTGCGCGATCTTTTAGAAATTAAAACCACATCTGATGATGATGAAGAAAATACAACTTTAGCAGCGATTGTTTTTACTGATGTAGTTAACTCTACACCACTAATGGCAGCTAATCAAAAGCTAATGCGAGAATTGCTAAAACGAGATTTTCATCTGATGAGTGAAATTTGTCAACGTTATCAAGGACAAGTGTTAAAAAATTTAGGTGATGGCTTGTTGATGTATTTTGCTAGTGCAGTCAAAGCAGTTACTTGTTCTATCCAAATTCAAAAAGCGATCGCAACTGAAGCAGCCACTTCACCTTCAGGACGGGTTTTAATTCATCGAATTGGAATTCATTTAGGTGATGTTTGTTTAATCGGAGGAGATGTTTTAGGGCTAGGAGTAAATATAGCAGCTAGATTACAAAAAGAAGCTGCACCAGGCAAAATTTGCATTTCTCAAAATGTTTATGATGTTGTCAAAGATCATCTTAATTTAGATGTAGAAACTTTGGGAGAACAACAATTAAAAGGAGTGCCATATAGAATAACGCTTTATCAAATTAAACCTTGA
- the cruF gene encoding gamma-carotene 1'-hydroxylase CruF, with translation MKQLVTVERFCLAGHILSMIFGWAGLLYVLPRPELIASLPGLGQSFFGLSMAWGGVINIILGAIAVSIYAYRTWGVWPWLSFMFPAMLISVSSELLGTSTGFPFGDYHYLNGLGYKIAGLVPFTIPISWFYMGIVCYAIARAGIRLAEKPSFIRQLGAIAIGALMFTSWDFALEPAMSQTIVPFWYWEQAGAFFGTPYQNYAGWYGTSFLFMSVAAIFWNFKFGAGKQNSPSYFTQNQLIFPLAIYLSNFGYAAVLSLGFGFGIPVLLGVLVGVIPTLTLYQLASSNKTLFAAEESTTIKTEIPVAAVKVGLK, from the coding sequence ATGAAGCAACTTGTTACAGTCGAGCGCTTCTGTCTGGCTGGACACATTTTATCTATGATTTTTGGATGGGCAGGGTTACTGTACGTTTTACCCCGACCAGAACTGATTGCCAGTTTACCAGGTTTAGGACAAAGCTTCTTTGGGCTGAGTATGGCTTGGGGCGGGGTAATCAATATCATTCTGGGTGCGATCGCAGTATCCATTTATGCTTACCGGACTTGGGGCGTTTGGCCTTGGTTAAGCTTCATGTTTCCGGCAATGCTGATTTCTGTAAGCAGCGAATTGTTAGGAACCAGTACCGGATTTCCTTTTGGTGATTATCATTACCTCAACGGATTGGGGTACAAAATTGCAGGTTTAGTACCGTTTACGATTCCAATTTCTTGGTTTTACATGGGGATCGTTTGTTATGCGATCGCTCGTGCTGGAATCAGATTAGCAGAAAAGCCCAGCTTTATCCGTCAACTCGGTGCGATCGCCATCGGTGCTTTAATGTTCACATCCTGGGATTTTGCCCTGGAACCAGCTATGAGTCAAACGATCGTACCTTTCTGGTATTGGGAACAAGCAGGAGCATTCTTTGGTACACCTTACCAAAATTACGCCGGATGGTATGGCACCAGCTTCTTATTCATGAGCGTAGCCGCAATTTTCTGGAACTTCAAGTTTGGTGCAGGAAAGCAAAACTCTCCCAGCTATTTCACTCAAAATCAACTAATTTTTCCTCTAGCCATTTATTTAAGTAACTTTGGCTATGCTGCCGTGTTAAGCTTGGGTTTCGGTTTTGGCATTCCAGTTTTACTGGGCGTATTAGTAGGCGTAATTCCCACATTAACGCTTTATCAGCTAGCATCTAGCAACAAAACACTATTTGCGGCAGAAGAATCAACTACAATCAAAACCGAAATTCCAGTGGCAGCGGTAAAAGTAGGATTAAAGTGA